GCAGCTTGAATTGCCTTAACAGAGTGAACAGTTGCGTAGTCAAACTCAACCCCTTGACCGATACGGATTGGACCTGAACCTAGAACAAGTACAGATTCCTTATCAGACTTGATTGATTCATTTTCCCAACCATAAGTAGAATAGAAGTATGGAGTTTCTGATTCAAATTCTGCCGCACAAGTATCAACCATCTTGTAAACTGGAACAATCTTATTTTCCAAGCGAAGTTGACGAACTTGGTTAGCTGTAGTATTCCAGAGCTCAGCAATCTTACGATCTGAGAAGCCATTGAGTTTGGCTGTTTTCAAAACTTCTAGATCTTGTGGATGGGCACCTAATTCTTGCTCAATTTCAAAGATGTGCAAGAGTTTATCCAGATAGAAGATATCAATTTTTGTAAGCTCAGCAATTTCCTCTGGTGTGTAACCACGACGAATGGCTTCTGATACATAGAAGAGACGGTCATCTTGGGCTTTGACAACCTTTTCAATCAAGGCATCATCAGAAACATCTGCAAGCTCAGGCATTTCATTGTGATGAACCCCAATTTCAAGGGAGCGACAAGCTTTAAGAAGTGACTCCTCGATGTTACGACCGATAGCCATGACTTCACCAGTGGCCTTCATCTGTGTCCCAAGACGGCGCTCACCTTTTTCAAACTTGTCAAAAGGAAAACGTGGAATCTTAGCAACGACGTAGTCAAGGGCTGGTTCAAACATAGCGTAGGTTGAACCTGTAACTGGGTTGATAACCTCATCTAGAGTCAATCCGACGGCAATCTTAGCTGCCAATTTGGCAATTGGGTAACCAGTTGCCTTAGAAGCAAGCGCTGACGAACGCGATACACGAGGGTTTACTTCGATGACATAGTACTTAAAACTATGTGGGTCAAGGGCAAGCTGAACATTACATCCACCTTCAATCCTAAGGGCACGAATGATGCTCAAGCTAGCGTCGCGTAGCATTTGGTTTTCATAATCTGACATAGTTTGCGCTGGGGCAAATACGATGGAATCCCCTGTATGAATCCCGACTGGGTCAAAGTTTTCCATGTTACATACAACAAGGGCATTGTCAGCCGAGTCACGCATCACTTCGTATTCGATTTCCTTAAAACCAGCAATCGAACGTTCAATCAAACATTGAGTAACAGGTGACAGCTTCAACCCATTTTCAGCGATTTCACGCAATTCTTCCTCGTTGGCACACATACCACCACCAGTACCACCTAGGGTAAAGGCTGGACGGACAATCACTGGGTAGCCAATTGTCGCTGCAAAGGCAACGGCTTCTTCCACAGTGTTAACAATTTCAGATTCTGGAATCGGTTGGTTGAGCTCTTCCATCAATTGTTTAAAGAGGTCACGATCCTCTGCTTGGTCAATAGCAGATAATTTAGTTCCCAGAAGCTCAACTCCAAGCTCATCTAGGATACCATTTTTAGACAATTCCATGGCCATGTTGAGCCCTGTCTGACCACCAAGTGTTGGAAGCAAGGCATCTGGACGTTCTTTACGGAGAATACGCGTCACAAACTCAAGTGTAATCGGTTCGATATAGACCTCGTCAGCAATCTCCTTATCCGTCATGATGGTGGCAGGGTTTGAGTTAACCAAAACAACCTCATAGCCCTCCTCTTTCAAGGACAAGCAAGCCTGGGTGCCAGCATAGTCAAACTCAGCAGCCTGACCAATAATAATCGGACCAGAACCAATCACCATAATTTTTTGAATATCAGTACGTTTAGGCATAGTTTATGATACAAAGCCTGTAAAGAACACAGTGAAAATAGAAAACTCGGTGCAGACGCCTTTAGCATCAAGACGATGTTTATCTTTTTCACACAGTTCTTAGAGCGTGTTCACTTCCGCGAACAATGTATCTTCTCCTTTCTACTCGGCAACTCTCGGGTTGCCATTAAATAAATTCTCCGACGATTTTTTAGAGAAACGATATTTTCGATAAAAAATCTAGTGCAGGGAGTTTTTAGTTCGCCCAGTAGCGACTAAAAGAAACGACCTGCCTTTCTATTCGGCAACTCTCGGGTTGCCATTAAATAAGATACAAAGGACGAATAGAAAGTGATTGAATTTTAGGAAACCAAGGAAGAATTGACAATCCAAGTTGGTTTCTCTAAATTCCGAGCTTTCCGTCCGTGTTCAGTTACATAAATTCTCTGACGAGCTTTTACTCGTTCTTAGTTTGATTGTTTAAAAGCTTCCATCATCTCGATAAACTCGTCAAATAAGTAGCTTGCATCGTGTGGACCAGGGGCTGCATCTGGATGGTATTGAACAGAGAAACCTGGTTGATATCTGTGGCGCACACCTTCCACTGACTTGTCATTGATTTCTTCGTGAGTGATAATCAAGTGTTCTGGCAAATCCTCACGGCTAACTGCATAACCATGGTTCTGACTGGTGAAGTCTACACGTCCTGTAGCAATTTCGCGTACCGCATGGTTGAATCCACGGTGTCCAAATTTCATCTTATAGGTCTTAGCACCATTTGCCATTGCAAAGAGTTGATGCCCCATACAAATACCAAAGATTGGAATTTTCCCTTGCACACCACGAATCATATCCAGTGCCTGTGGAACATCTTCTGGGTTACCTGGACCGTTTGACAACATAACTCCGTCAGGATTGAGATGGAGAATTTCTTCAGCCGTTGTCGAATAAGGAACAACTGTAACGTTACAGTTACGCTTAGAAAGTTCACGTAGAATTGAGTGCTTGAGACCAAAGTCCACTAGCACCACGCTTAAACCAACTCCTGGAGCTGGATATGAAGTTTTAGTAGAAACCTGCTTGATATTGTCTGTCGGCAAGACTGTCGCTTGGAGCTGGTCCGTCACATGGTCCATGCTGTCCCCAACATGGGTCAAGGTTGCACGCATGGTACCATGCTTACGGATAATCTTGGTGAGTGCACGCGTATCAATCCCTGAAATACCAGGAATTTTCTTGGCTTTCAAAAATTCATCCAGCGTCATTTGATTTCGCCAGTTGCTAGCTCGACGCGCTTCTTCAAAAACAACGACTCCCTTACAAGTTGGAATAATGGATTCGTAATCATCACGGTTAATTCCATAATTTCCTACCAAAGGATAAGTAAAGGTCAAGATTTGTCCATTATAAGACTGGTCTGTAATGGATTCTTGGTAGCCAGACATCCCTGTATTAAAAACGATTTCGCCTGTTACATCAATATCTGCTCCGAAGGCCTTTCCTTCAAAAACTGTGCCATCTTCTAATACTAGAAGTCTTTTTGTCATATTTTAACCTCTCGTGGACGCTCACTGGCGTCTTTTAACGTCTTGTGTTTTAGTTGGCGTTTCTACTCGCCAGTACGGATTCTAAGATTGCCATTCGAACAAAGACACCATTGGTCATTTGTTGGACAATCCGTGATTTTGGTGCTTCAACTAAATGATCTGCGATTTCTACATCACGGTTCACTGGAGCCGGATGCATGAGGATTGCTGTTTCTTTTAAACGGTCATAACGTTCTTGAGTTAAACCATGTTGAGTGTGATAGCCTTCTTTTGAAAAGCCTGTTCCACTATTATGACGTTCATGTTGTACACGAAGAAACATCATGACATCTACCTGGTCAATGATTTCATCAATGGTTACAAACTGTCCATAGTCCGCAAACTCTTGACTTCTCCATTCTTCTGGACCAGCAAAGTAGAGTTCTGCTCCCAAACGTTTTAAGATTTGCATATTGGATTTAGCCACACGTGAATGGTCAAGGTCTCCAGCAATGGCCACTTTAAGTCCTTCAAAGTGTCCAAATTCTTCATAAATCGTCATTAAATCAAGCAAACTTTGGCTTGGGTGTTGACCCGAACCATCCCCACCATTGATAATGGAAGTCGTAATAGTAGGACTTGCGATCAACTCTCTATAGTAGTCTACCTCTGGATGTCGGATGACACAGGCATCCACTCCCAAGGCTGACAAGGTCAAAATTGTATCATAGAGTGTTTCACCCTTATTGACTGAACTTGTTTTCACGTCAAAGTCCAATAGGTGAAGTCCTAGTTTAATCTCTGCTACTTCAAAAGATTTGTGAGTACGAGTCGAACTCTCAAAGAAGAGATTAGAGACAATGTGTTGGTCTTCGTAAGAAGCTTTTGCTCCATTTTTAAATTCGATCCCGCGTTTGATCAATTTCATTACTTGTTCTACAGTAAGGTCTTCCATAGAAACTACGTGTTGAATGGCTTGTTGATTTTCTGACATGGCTAACTCCTTTTTGCTATCTAGGCTTCTTCAGTAATAAGAACACGATCTTGTCCATCAAGTTCAGTCATCTCTACGATGATTTCTTCTGAACGACTGGTTGGGATGTTTTTACCAACGTAGTCTGGACGAATTGGTAATTCTCTATGTCCTCGGTCTACTAGAACTGCTAAACTCACGCGCGCAGGACGACCATGGCCAACAATATTATCAATAGCAGCACGGATGGTACGGCCTGTATAGAGCACATCGTCCACCAAGATAACTTCACGGTCTGTCACATCAACAGAAACCAAAGAAGTATCTTCTCCACTTTTAACATCATCACGGAAAGGTTTTGTATCCAATTCCACAACAGGAACTGAAAGATTTTCTAGCTGTTCCAAACGTTCTTGGATTCGGTGGGCGATAAAGACTCCGCGAGTTTTAATACCAGCCAAGACGATTTTGTTCAAATCTTTGTTGCGTTCGATAATCTCATAAGTAATACGCGTAATCGCTCGTTTGACAGTCAATTCATCTACAACTTCTTTTGTCTTCATGACAAACCTCCAAAAAGAAAAGTCTCCTTAAACAAGGAGACTTGAAATGTATAGCTAAGCGAGCCCTACTACAAATAGTATAGACTTCACCCTTCTACTTTATCGCGCTCCTTGCCTGCCTCACGGGACAGGTTTAAAGGAATATTTAGTTATCAATTACTATAGCACAAAGCGAGCCTAAAATCAAGCAAAAACTTTCGATGTTTCATCTTACAAATTGCTAAAATCATATAACTGTGGGTACTGGTCACACTCTGGATTTTTAGGATGACAAATGGCTCTTCCAAAATAAATCATGGCCTGATGGGCAGCTAACCACTGCTCTGGTGGCAAGATATCCATGACACGTTTTTCCACCTCAAGTGGTGTCGCTGATTTTTTAACGATATCGTGGTGTTTGCAAATACGCTCCACATGAGTATCTACTGCAAAGGCTGGAATTCCAAAGCCCACACTCATGAC
This window of the Streptococcus sp. 116-D4 genome carries:
- the carB gene encoding carbamoyl-phosphate synthase large subunit — encoded protein: MPKRTDIQKIMVIGSGPIIIGQAAEFDYAGTQACLSLKEEGYEVVLVNSNPATIMTDKEIADEVYIEPITLEFVTRILRKERPDALLPTLGGQTGLNMAMELSKNGILDELGVELLGTKLSAIDQAEDRDLFKQLMEELNQPIPESEIVNTVEEAVAFAATIGYPVIVRPAFTLGGTGGGMCANEEELREIAENGLKLSPVTQCLIERSIAGFKEIEYEVMRDSADNALVVCNMENFDPVGIHTGDSIVFAPAQTMSDYENQMLRDASLSIIRALRIEGGCNVQLALDPHSFKYYVIEVNPRVSRSSALASKATGYPIAKLAAKIAVGLTLDEVINPVTGSTYAMFEPALDYVVAKIPRFPFDKFEKGERRLGTQMKATGEVMAIGRNIEESLLKACRSLEIGVHHNEMPELADVSDDALIEKVVKAQDDRLFYVSEAIRRGYTPEEIAELTKIDIFYLDKLLHIFEIEQELGAHPQDLEVLKTAKLNGFSDRKIAELWNTTANQVRQLRLENKIVPVYKMVDTCAAEFESETPYFYSTYGWENESIKSDKESVLVLGSGPIRIGQGVEFDYATVHSVKAIQAAGYEAIIMNSNPETVSTDFSVSDKLYFEPLTFEDVMNVINLEQPKGVIVQFGGQTAINLAEPLAKAGVTILGTQVADLDRAEDRDLFEQALKDLDIPQPPGQTATNEEEAVLAARKIGFPVLVRPSYVLGGRAMEIVENEDDLRSYMRTAVKASPDHPVLVDSYIVGQECEVDAISDGQSVLIPGIMEHIERAGVHSGDSMAVYPPQTLSQKVQETIADYTKRLAIGLNCLGMMNIQFVIKDEKVYVIEVNPRASRTVPFLSKVTNIPMAQVATKLILGQSLEELGYQDGLYPESTRVHIKAPVFSFTKLAKVDSLLGPEMKSTGEVMGSDTTLEKALYKAFEASYLHLPTFGNVVFTIADDAKEEALDLARRFQDIGYGILATEGTAAFFASHGLQAQPVGKIGDDDKDIPSFVRQGRIQAIINTVGTKRTADEDGEQIRRSAIEHGVPLFTALDTANAMLKVLESRSFVTEAI
- the pyrR gene encoding bifunctional pyr operon transcriptional regulator/uracil phosphoribosyltransferase PyrR is translated as MKTKEVVDELTVKRAITRITYEIIERNKDLNKIVLAGIKTRGVFIAHRIQERLEQLENLSVPVVELDTKPFRDDVKSGEDTSLVSVDVTDREVILVDDVLYTGRTIRAAIDNIVGHGRPARVSLAVLVDRGHRELPIRPDYVGKNIPTSRSEEIIVEMTELDGQDRVLITEEA
- a CDS encoding aspartate carbamoyltransferase catalytic subunit, producing MSENQQAIQHVVSMEDLTVEQVMKLIKRGIEFKNGAKASYEDQHIVSNLFFESSTRTHKSFEVAEIKLGLHLLDFDVKTSSVNKGETLYDTILTLSALGVDACVIRHPEVDYYRELIASPTITTSIINGGDGSGQHPSQSLLDLMTIYEEFGHFEGLKVAIAGDLDHSRVAKSNMQILKRLGAELYFAGPEEWRSQEFADYGQFVTIDEIIDQVDVMMFLRVQHERHNSGTGFSKEGYHTQHGLTQERYDRLKETAILMHPAPVNRDVEIADHLVEAPKSRIVQQMTNGVFVRMAILESVLASRNAN
- a CDS encoding carbamoyl phosphate synthase small subunit, whose amino-acid sequence is MTKRLLVLEDGTVFEGKAFGADIDVTGEIVFNTGMSGYQESITDQSYNGQILTFTYPLVGNYGINRDDYESIIPTCKGVVVFEEARRASNWRNQMTLDEFLKAKKIPGISGIDTRALTKIIRKHGTMRATLTHVGDSMDHVTDQLQATVLPTDNIKQVSTKTSYPAPGVGLSVVLVDFGLKHSILRELSKRNCNVTVVPYSTTAEEILHLNPDGVMLSNGPGNPEDVPQALDMIRGVQGKIPIFGICMGHQLFAMANGAKTYKMKFGHRGFNHAVREIATGRVDFTSQNHGYAVSREDLPEHLIITHEEINDKSVEGVRHRYQPGFSVQYHPDAAPGPHDASYLFDEFIEMMEAFKQSN